ACTCAGAGCAAAGCGAAAATTGGGTTTCATCGAGTGAACAATACCTAAGCCCTCGCCGAATGATCCAAACTTAGAGATGTGGCATTCAGTTAACTCGATGATTGTTGGATGGATTAGAACATCGATTGAGCCTCGTGTTAGGTCCACGGTCACGTTCATTCAAGATGCACACAAGTTGTGGGAGAATCTTAGAAAACGGTTCTCAGTTGGGAACAAGGTGAGAATTCATCATCTTAAAGAGCAACTAGCAGTTTGCAGACAGGAAGGACATGCAGTTATCGATTACTTTGGGTGTTTGTCGAAGCTGTGGGAAGAACTGGACATGTATAAGCCACTTCCATCGTGTACCTGCAGTGCGATTGCAGAGTTTGAGAAGgatagagaagagaagaagatacatCAGTTTGTTATGGGTTTAGATCAAACTCGATTTGGGGGAATGTGTCAAGGAATCATCTCATCTGACTCGACACTTGACATTGGTGAAATTTACTCCAAAGTTGTTAGAGAAGAACAACGCCTCAACTCGATTAGAGAACACGAAACACAACAGAATGCTGTAGGCTTTGTGGCCAAGAAGGAGCTCGGATCAACCAATGGAGATCAGACGACGCCACATACAGATTCTGGAAGAAGAGATCGTGTTACTCAGTGTGCTCATTGCGGTCGCAGTGGTCATGACAAGGCAAACTGTTGGCAGTTAGTCGGTTTCCCGGACTGGTGGGAAGATCGAGCAAACAGAAGAGACAGAGGAAGTAACAGAGGTGGCGCCAGAGGTGGACGTGGACGAGGTGCATTCCCGTCCGATAGGAAAAGGAGCAGTGGAGCCAAGGCGCATGCTACCACATCTAACTCTTCGTCGTTCCCAGAGTTCACACAGGAACAATGGAGAGCACTGTCACAATTGCTTTCCGAGAACGCAAACTCTTCTTCCGACAAACTCTCTGGTAAGAGTAAGTTTGGTGATCTTATTCTGGATACGGGAGCTTCGCATCACATGACCGGTGAAATCTCGTTCCTAGAAAATGTCGAGAGCATAGCTCCGTGTCCGGTGGGCTTTGCAGATGCCAATAAGACTTTTGCCACGCATGTTGGAAGTTTTAAACTTTCAGAT
This Brassica napus cultivar Da-Ae chromosome C6, Da-Ae, whole genome shotgun sequence DNA region includes the following protein-coding sequences:
- the LOC125588548 gene encoding uncharacterized protein LOC125588548, whose protein sequence is MVATEEPETMSQTGVSEGKYAEVKTPYSIYASENLGAMITSVVLKGENYNEWSSEMTNALRAKRKLGFIETSIEPRVRSTVTFIQDAHKLWENLRKRFSVGNKVRIHHLKEQLAVCRQEGHAVIDYFGCLSKLWEELDMYKPLPSCTCSAIAEFEKDREEKKIHQFVMGLDQTRFGGMCQGIISSDSTLDIGEIYSKVVREEQRLNSIREHETQQNAVGFVAKKELGSTNGDQTTPHTDSGRRDRVTQCAHCGRSGHDKANCWQLVGFPDWWEDRANRRDRGSNRGGARGGRGRGAFPSDRKRSSGAKAHATTSNSSSFPEFTQEQWRALSQLLSENANSSSDKLSGKSKFGDLILDTGASHHMTGEISFLENVESIAPCPVGFADANKTFATHVGSFKLSDRIVLDQDRFSRTLIGAGRERDGVYYFKDVIAARVHRMATPVVSAVDQLRWHQRLGHPSSSVLSGKAN